The Felis catus isolate Fca126 chromosome X, F.catus_Fca126_mat1.0, whole genome shotgun sequence genome includes a region encoding these proteins:
- the LOC109496611 gene encoding vegetative cell wall protein gp1-like yields the protein MRVLLEETKHQKPPWRARAASNWPRGGRGRGPGSLADLRCGEAGVPGGSGRPRAKSRSGPGAHAAALPDSLAPGAGAGRFGALPAAAAPRAPRGAATRPPGPRPLAAAAGAPPARGPGAWPANGFQRPPCLCAPRGSGRHLAAAFQPLTGLPSPPLPALYGRPSGQEEARWQQPAPSLPLPPPPPPPPREDGARAFWLPPVGALRTQVSGWPAGSRAGRRAGGGVGGALPSRRRASSPCPPPRGLEVQGVHSALGLRGALC from the exons ATGCGG GTCCTCttagaagaaacaaaacaccaaaagccCCCCTGGCGGGCGCGGGCTGCCTCAAACTGGCCTcgcgggggccggggccggggccctGGCAGTCTGGCAGATCTGCGGTGCGGGGAGGCCGGGGTTCCGGGGGGTTCCGGGCGGCCCCGAGCGAAGAGTCGGTCAGGCCCCGGCGCCCACGCGGCCGCGCTCCCAGACTCCCTTGCGCCtggggcgggcgcggggcgctTTGGGGCCCTTCCGGCCGCCGCGGCCCCTCGGGCTCCCCGGGGCGCGGCCACCCGGCCGCCCGGGCCCCGCccgctcgccgccgccgccggggcccCTCCGGCGCGCGGTCCCGGGGCCTGGCCGGCGAACGGGTTCCAGCGCCCGCCTTGCCTCTGCGCCCCCCGGGGGTCGGGGAGGCACCTCGCAGCGGCCTTCCAGCCTCTCACcggcctcccttctccccctctccccgctctGTACGGGCGCCCCTCGGGCCAGGAGGAGGCCCGGTGGCAGCAGCCGGCGCccagcctcccccttccccccccccccccccccccgccccgggaggACGGTGCCCGCGCCTTCTGGCTCCCTCCGGTGGGCGCCCTCAGGACCCAGGTGAGCGGGTGGCCGGCGGGGAGCCGCGCGGGGCGGAGGgctggcggtggggtggggggggcgttgCCTTCCCGACGCCGGGCCTCCtctccatgccccccccccaggggcctcGAGGTCCAGGGCGTCCACTCCGCCCTCGGACTGCGCGGTGCCCTTTGCTGA